DNA from Cyanobacteria bacterium FACHB-DQ100:
ATCCGAAATACTATGCTCAGATGGATGTGTTTGTTTCTGCTTCTAAATTAGAAGGTGGCCCAATTCCGCTGATTGAAGCCATGATGTGCAATGTATTTCCCGTTGCCAGCAATACCGGATTTAGCCCCGATATCATTCGACATGGCGAAAATGGATTTATTTTTGATATCGATGCGCCGATCGAGGAGATCTGCGATCGCATTGATCAAGCGTTCACCCTGACCACCGATGTTCATGAAACGGTCAAGCACTTGAGTTGGAAAAACTTTTCACTGGATGTTCAAAAACTGCTGTAGGAGTAACCGCTGATGATAGACCCGATTCGGATTTTTATTGGCTCTAGCCCCAAAAACACTATCGAAGAAAGCGTTTTTCGCTATACCCTGCTCAAACAAACTCAGCACCCAATCGAAATTTACGCGATCGATGGAACGAGCGGCTCTGCCAAGAATTTAACCACAGGTGAAGTGAAACGCTTGCCAGCAGGTGTGAGCGATCGGATTCAAGGCGCGACGGCGTTTTCCCTAGCACGTTGGGCAATTCCAGAATGGTGCAATTATCAAGGTCGCGCCATTTACTGTGACTCAGATCAGATTGCGCTGCAAGACATGACTGAACTCTGGAACTATGGCTTAGGCGACAGTAGCCTTGCAGCCGTTCCGGTCAAACAAGCCAAATGTTATCAGCATTATATTGCAGATTCAATGGGGGTGTTTTTACACACTGAGGAAACGTTTTATCTTGCTAGTGTCATGCTGATGGATTGCGAAAAGATTCAGTGGAATCTCAGTGAGCTTGTCGAGCTACTCGATCGCAATGCCTTTTCTTTGCCGAATTTGATGTATTTGGGGGAACAGTTCCGGCAGCATTTTAATCTAAGCGTTAGCGCATTACCGAGCGAATGGAATCACTTAGATTATGCTGATCGTGAGTCTAAAATTGTTCACTTTACGGATTTAACCAGCCAACCTTGGAGATTTCATCACAACCCGATCGCTGAGGTCTGGGAAACGGTTTTTCTAGCCGCAGTGGATGACAATGCTCTAACCCAAGCTCAGCTTGAGACTGCGTATGCAAACGGCTGGATCAATCGCAGAATCAAAGTTCTCGCTCAACTGCCAAGTCTAGTTCGCCGCCCGATCAATTGGGTTTGGCGGAGTTGGGGAGCAACAGTGTTCAAGGTAAGAACCACGCTCGATCGTCAAGTTCAGCGATTGAAATCAGGACTATTTCGCTTAACGCAGTGGAAAACCATCCGAGCTTAAAGTTATGCCCGTTGAATGTTCGCGAATTGATCAAAATCGCGTGATTGCCGATCTCGATCGCTTTGCTTGGGATGCGATTTGCGATTGGTCAAAGCATACGCAAGCCCGCACACACTACAACGGCATTGATTATGCAGAACTATCCCGATGTTTTCTGTGGGATAAAGTAGCGAGAGCCATTCGGAAGCAGACGCACCCCAAGCGATTCGAGTTTGAGCAAGCCCTGCTCGATCGTCGCCCTATTCCGAACTTACCTACGCCTAATCCAAATCAATTCAAGTTCTGGCTGAAGCGATCGCTCACCGCTCTGCAAACCTGGCAAGATGCGCGATCGCTGTCGTCAAAACGAATTTTATATGTTCCTCACGCTCATCCTACGCTGCAAACGATAGTTCGCACCTTGGCACGGACTCTTCCGGTAGTTGCGCCTGAGAACGCATTCGATCAAATCCCAGAACTCCAAACCATCCGTTTGCCTTTGTGCGGAGATTCTCCAAGGTTGGCTCAAGTCAATGAGCTGCATCGCGGTATTCTGGAGGGATTGCAGGCGTTTGCAATTGCATTATTACCTGAAGATATAGTTGTTCTTCGCGCTCAACTTGCTCAGCTTTTTCTTCGCACTGAGCAGATCGATCGAGAACTTTCGCTGCTTCGCCCTGCTGCAATTCTAGTGTTTGCGGACAATCACTTTCCAGTTCAAAGCTACGTGTTGGCTGCGCGTAAACAGGGAATCAAAAGCATCATGCTCCAGCACGGGCTAGATTGCGAGCATTACTGCTTAGATGAAGCTTATGCAGATATCATTAGCGTTTGGGGAAAGTCGAGGCTCCAGCGCTACCAGACTCAATCGAGCTGGCAACCTGAACAAATTCAAGTGAATGGCAATCCAGAATATGATTCATTCAGCTTACCGCATCAGATCGATCTCGCTGGCTGCTACTGGTTATGGGCAACTCGTCCACACTGTCCCGAAAAATGCTACAGTCCTTCACGCCATCCCCAAGAAGGCATCCAAATTTTAGAAGCACTGCTAACGGCATTAGCGAGATTGCCGCAGGCTCGGCTAGTGATTAAACCGCATCCACTCGATCAGATTGATTTGTATCAATCCTACCTTGATGAACATTGCCTTGCAGATCGCGTTGCAATCTCAACGGAATCGGTACGATCGTTGCTTCCAGAAGCAACCGTTGTGATCTCGGAAGATTCAACGATCGGGCTAGAAGCCATGTTTTTCGGCAAAATCGTGATTCACGCACACTTCGCTGCTTCTGAACCTGTGCTCCCATTGGTGCAATATGGTGCAGCACTGCCCGGATATTCACCGCAAATGTTACAAACAGCGCTGCAAACCCTAGAACAGTTGAGCGACACCCAATTGCTTGCCGCAGGACAGCGCCGATTTATCCAAGAGTTTGCGGACTACACTGGACAAGCTCAAGAACGAGTGACAGCAATGATTCGAGGAGTGTTAGATCAGTGAAAATTGCCTTTATTGCCGTGAACAATACCGCCCCTTGGGGCGGCAGCGAAGAACTCTGGGCGCAGACTGCGATTTACCTAGCAAAATCTGGGCATCAGGTCGCAGTCAATGTCAAGGGCTGGGCAACGAAGCCCGCTCAGATGCAAGCCATAGAAGCAGTCTGCTCAACCACCTATCGCGGCTACGATCGCAATTGGATGGAAAAGCTCAGCTTTATGGCACAGCGCGGCAAAAGCTTTTATCGCTGGCTCGATCGAGTGCGTCCTGATCTCGCTGTCATTTCTCAATCTAGCAACAATGACGGGCTTTCCTGGATGGAAGCTTGCAGCAGCAGAAGCATTCCTTATGTCACGATTTCGCATATTGCAACAGAGAATTATTGGTATGCGGATGCGCTCAATGCTCGATTGGCGATCGCCTACACTCAAGCAAAACGAGCCTATTTCGTCTCGCAAAACACTCGCGATATCACGCTTAAACAAATCGCAACGCCTCTACCCCAAGCCCGAATTGTCAGAAATCCGTTCAACGTCGCTTACACGGCTACGCCCCCTTGGCAGCCTACCGAAGCTGGATTCAAGCTGGCTTGCGTGGGAAGACTGCATCCTCCTAGTAAAGGGCAAGATCTGTTATTTGAAGTCTTGCGATCGCCCAAATGGAAAAATCGTCCGCTCACCGTCACGCTGTTTGGCAGCGGTAGCCACACGGAAACGCTCAAACGCCTGCAAACTCTGTGGGAACTCGACCAAATCGAATTCGCATCCTTCACCTCGGATATCGAAGCTCTTTGGGCAACGCATCATGGATTGATCCTGCCCTCTCGGTATGAAGGATTACCCCTTGTGGTGGTCGAAGCAATGCTGTGTGGACGAATGTGTATTGTGACTGATGTGGCGGGTAACACAGAACTGGTCGAGGACAATATTAATGGCTTCGTTGCCAAAGCTCCCACACCAGAACTACTTGATGAAGCGTTGGAGCGGGCTTGGCAGCAGCGAGAATCTTGGTATGAACTGGGAAAAGCAGCAGCAGAAAAGGTGCGCCAGGAAATTCCACCCGATCCGATTGCCGTCTTTGCCGAAGAAATAGAATCCTTAATGAATTAGAGGCAGTCTAATTTCTACGTCCTTCTACAGCCGTCTCCGGACGGATTTCACCCTTGTTTACTTAGGATTTATCTAAGCGAATTTCCGCACAACATCTACGAATTTTTCCTGAAAGTGCAATTCAACTTGGAATAGAAGGGTAGCAAACTGCCGTATTTTCACCAGGTTGAGCTTCGATGGTCGCTTTTGATCTCAGTTCACCACCGTCTTGCATCTAGCTCTGGAAGTGGATGTAGGCATTTAACAGAGTTTATGTATCAATCAGACTAACAAAGAAACGGCTCCAATCTATCTCAAATCTATCCTGTTGTCCTTATTTTTTGGTGGGAGGCTCTTAAACGTGCCATTGACTCAAACTGAGCTACATTGGTCGCACGTTCAATCGCTGCTGCAACTCGAAGCAGATGCGATCGCAAAGACGGCTCAGCGACTTAATCCCCAAGCGGTGAATCTCGCAGTGACGCTGTTACTAAACTGTCGCGGCAAAGTGGTGCTGTCAGGGGTTGGAAAGTCTGGAATTGTTGCTCAAAAAATTGCTGCAACCCTCAACAGCATCGGAACGGTAGCTGTATTTTTACATCCGTGCGATGCGCTGCATGGTGATCTTGGAATTGTCAATGCTGCAGATGTGGGGATTGTGCTGAGCAATAGCGGCGAAACCGATGAACTGCTTCAGATGATGCCTCACCTGAAGCATCGCAACGTACCCGTGATTGCGATTTTAGGCAATCTCAGTTCAACCTTGGCCCAGCAAGCCACGATCGCGCTAGATGCCTCGGTCAATCGCGAAGCTTGTCCGCACAACCTAGCACCAACCACCAGTACAACAGTCGCACTCGCGCTTGGAGACGCACTAGCAATTAGCGTGATGCAACTCAAAGGTACAACCCCCGAAGAGTTCGCGTTTAATCATCCTGCCGGTCGGCTTGGAAAGCGATTAACCCTGACCGTGCGCGATTTGATGCACCCAGATAGTCCGACGCTAACTTCCCAAGCCTCTTGGCTAGAAGTGATTGAAGGTATCAGTCGGGGTGGACTTGGAGCCGTGAATATCGTCGATCAGCAAGGCAAGCTGCTAGGCTTGATTACAGATGGAGATTTACGGCGCTGCATTCAGAGAACCAAGCCAGTCGACTTAGAAACCCTGACGGCGGCTCATATCATGACCCAAAATCCGGTTTCGATTCAGCCAGAAGTGCTTGCCTATGACGCGCTGAAGCTCATGGAGAATCGTCCTTCTCAAATCTCTGTTTTACCTGTAGTAGATGAAGCGCAACACTGTATGGGGCTGTTGCGCCTGCATGACCTGTTTCGCAGCGGACTCTAGCGATCGATCGTTCTGCTTCATTCTCTTTCAGCGATAACAGATTGTATGTTCTATTTATTGGGTTTCAAGAATCGTTTAACTCAGGTTTTGCCAACTCAAGCAGATCCTACAGTTGCCTGAAACTCTGGTGCTGCTCCAATGTGATGAAAAAACGCATCGATCGCCCAGAGGCACCATTCTGATATCAAATTAATTTGGTATGAAGTTTAGCGAAACAGAACGCCAGAACTTACTGGAATGGTATGCGGCTGACTATCAGTTTCTAGATCTCTGCAAGCGATTGTTAGCGCAGGAGAACCGCAGCACCGAGGAGATGAAGAAGTTGGTTTTGCGCTAGCCGCGATCGTGCCACAGGGCTAAGTCATAGTTAGATTCCGTTTCCCTATCCCTTTCCTGTCCCTATGCAATTAGAACAGACCAGCGATCGCCGCAATACCTACATTGATTTTCTCGATCCCATCCGTGGATTTGCAATTATTGGTGTTTCTATTTTCCATGCTTTGGATGCTCTTGCCGATAACTATGCGCAGCTTCCCTGGGGAGACTGGTTTCGGACGCTACCCACACCGCGATGGTTGCTGCTAGTTACCCCCGGCACCCTCGGTTGGGCAGGCGTTGCCGTTTTCTTCGCTGTCAGTGGCTTTTGTATTCATTTGAGTTTTGCCCGTGGTCGTCAACCTAACTTTACGACCTTCTTTCTGCGGCGGTTTTTTCGCATTTACCCACCTTATCTGTTCGCGCTGATTCTCTTTGCGTTCATCATTCCGCGTCGAGAACTCGCATCAGGCCCGTTTTCAGCCTGGACGCAGTTGGGTGTGCATCTGGCGCTGATTAACAACATTGATATCCACTCGATCTATCGGGTGAATAACTCGTTTTGGAGCATTGCGATCGAGGCTCAACTCTATGTTATCTATCCAGCGCTGTTGTTTCTGGCATCCAAATTTGGTTGGCGTAAATCACTTGCGGGATTAGCAGTGCTTGAAGTCTTTTTGCGACTTGTGGCGCCCGCTCTCTTTCTCAGTTTTACAGCGCAAACGAGGATTCCCACTTGGATTGAATTTTCACCCTTTACCTACTGGTATAGCTGGTCGATCGGGGCGTGGCTGGCAGAGGCGTATTTGCTCAAGCAGCCCTTACCGTTTGCGCGATCATCCCTCTGGCTCTGGTTTGCGCTTGCGGTCGGAACCTACTGCTTTAAGCCGCTCTATCCGTTGTCTTTTATGTTTTTTGCGATTCTCTCTACCACCTGGATTGCCAAACTGCTGAATGGAGAGCAATTTAAGCTGCAAGTACCACAGTTCTGTACAACTTATCTCAGTCGGATTGGTCTCTTGAGCTATAGTATTTATCTGCTTCATCAGCCGTTAATGGAGCAGCTTGTGATGTTGATGATTAGACTGCGTCCTAGTTTGTTTGCAGACCCGGTCCCGAAGTTCTTAGTCGCATTATCCGCTTGGCTCTTTATTGTTCCGCTATCGGCTTTGTTGTATCGATATTGCGAGTTACCAAGCATTCGTCTGGGCAAGATTGTAATCGAAAAATTGGGAACAGCAAAGGCGCAATAAGTCTGATTCGGAAAACCGATCGGCGCAATAAGGTACTCAGTTTCAACTGCTTCGAGATTAGCTGTGAATACTCAAAAATTTCAAAATCATGATGCAATCCTTATTATCTTCCAGTGTGGAGCAAGATATCGTTACTGATCCTTTTCCTTATTTCAGTACTCAAACTGCGATCGCTCCAGAAGTTTGTGCTCAGTTAATCACTGAGTTTCCGCCTTTAGAAACTGTGACGCAAGGAATGCCCACTGCGAGTAACGAACGTTTCAGCTATCCAGCAAGACTCGCTTTATCTAACAAGGGTTTAAGTCCGCTTTGGCGTGAATTTATCGAGTATCATGTTTCTCAAGCGTTTTTGAATCAATTTGTTCAGTTATTCCAGAATCAGATTAGAGCTTGTTATCCGAATTTTGAGGCTGATTTTGGTCGTATCGATCAGTTAAGGGCAGGCATTCGCGGTCTTGATGATTTCTCGAATGCCGATGTGCTACTCGATGCTCAGATTTGTATTAACACCCCTGTTGTTGGCGCTCCTTGCTCGGTACGACGCGGGCATGTGGATGCTCCAAACAAGCTGTTTTTCGGGCTATTCTATCTTCGTCCTGAGGCAGATTTCACAACCGGCGGCGACTTAGAAATTTATCGGCTAAAAGACCGAGAACAAGTTTATCGAGGTGGCTTTGTAGACGATCGCTATCTCAAACTGGTGCAGACAATTCCTTATCAAACGAATCACTGTGTGATTGGAATCAACAGTATTCGCTCGCTGCATGGTGTGACTGTTCGTAATGTCACCGATCAGCCAAGATTATTTTTTAATCTTGTCGGTGAGGTCAATCGTCCGCTGTTTGATACCAGTCCTTATGCGTTGTCGCCTACCTGGGTTGATCGCACTATCGAGCAGTCGGCGAAAGCAGTCAAAAAGCTTGCGAGAGTGGTTCGCTCAAGAACTGCTTGAAGTGGCTCAGGGTACTCAGACTAAACTAAGGAAAATTTTACGGTTTGGTCTGAGTATTTTCCATTGTTTCTTTATCAAGGCTCTCGATGATGCAAATTCTTGCAGTGATTCCGGCTCGATACAGTTCCCAACGCCTTCCTGGAAAAGTATTGCTCAAAATTGGCGATCGACCCATGGTGCAATGGGTCTATGAAGCAGCGATTCAGTGCCCGGCTTTCTCAAAAGTGGTGGTTGCAACCGATAACGAAGCAGTTGCCGATTGTGTTCGGGGCTTTGGAGGGACAGTTGAAATGACATCGAATCAACACGAAACCGGAACTGACCGAGTTGCGGAAGTGGCAAGCCGCTATCCTGAGATGGATGTCGTAGTGAATGTGCAAGGCGATCAGCCCTTTGTCACCGCTGAAATGCTATTAAAGCTTGTGCAGCCTTATCTACAGGGCGAAACGCCAGAAATGACCACTTTGGCGACTCCGCTCGATTACGAAGCGGGATATCACGATCCGAATGTGGTGAAAGTCTTGTGCGATCGCCATCAATACGCTTTATATTTTTCGCGATCGCCGATTCCTTATTTTCGCAATCGAGGCGAGGTTCCGGTACACCATCATCTGGGACTGTATGCGTTTCGACGAGATTTTCTCGCGGATTATGCTCGCCTCGAACCGACTCCCTTTGAGCAATGTGAA
Protein-coding regions in this window:
- a CDS encoding acyltransferase, whose protein sequence is MQLEQTSDRRNTYIDFLDPIRGFAIIGVSIFHALDALADNYAQLPWGDWFRTLPTPRWLLLVTPGTLGWAGVAVFFAVSGFCIHLSFARGRQPNFTTFFLRRFFRIYPPYLFALILFAFIIPRRELASGPFSAWTQLGVHLALINNIDIHSIYRVNNSFWSIAIEAQLYVIYPALLFLASKFGWRKSLAGLAVLEVFLRLVAPALFLSFTAQTRIPTWIEFSPFTYWYSWSIGAWLAEAYLLKQPLPFARSSLWLWFALAVGTYCFKPLYPLSFMFFAILSTTWIAKLLNGEQFKLQVPQFCTTYLSRIGLLSYSIYLLHQPLMEQLVMLMIRLRPSLFADPVPKFLVALSAWLFIVPLSALLYRYCELPSIRLGKIVIEKLGTAKAQ
- a CDS encoding glycosyltransferase family 4 protein; this translates as MKIAFIAVNNTAPWGGSEELWAQTAIYLAKSGHQVAVNVKGWATKPAQMQAIEAVCSTTYRGYDRNWMEKLSFMAQRGKSFYRWLDRVRPDLAVISQSSNNDGLSWMEACSSRSIPYVTISHIATENYWYADALNARLAIAYTQAKRAYFVSQNTRDITLKQIATPLPQARIVRNPFNVAYTATPPWQPTEAGFKLACVGRLHPPSKGQDLLFEVLRSPKWKNRPLTVTLFGSGSHTETLKRLQTLWELDQIEFASFTSDIEALWATHHGLILPSRYEGLPLVVVEAMLCGRMCIVTDVAGNTELVEDNINGFVAKAPTPELLDEALERAWQQRESWYELGKAAAEKVRQEIPPDPIAVFAEEIESLMN
- the kdsB gene encoding 3-deoxy-manno-octulosonate cytidylyltransferase, with the translated sequence MQILAVIPARYSSQRLPGKVLLKIGDRPMVQWVYEAAIQCPAFSKVVVATDNEAVADCVRGFGGTVEMTSNQHETGTDRVAEVASRYPEMDVVVNVQGDQPFVTAEMLLKLVQPYLQGETPEMTTLATPLDYEAGYHDPNVVKVLCDRHQYALYFSRSPIPYFRNRGEVPVHHHLGLYAFRRDFLADYARLEPTPFEQCEALEQLRVLEHGFRIRVCLSERMTLEVNTAEDLTAAKDLVMNSSLTV
- a CDS encoding KpsF/GutQ family sugar-phosphate isomerase encodes the protein MPLTQTELHWSHVQSLLQLEADAIAKTAQRLNPQAVNLAVTLLLNCRGKVVLSGVGKSGIVAQKIAATLNSIGTVAVFLHPCDALHGDLGIVNAADVGIVLSNSGETDELLQMMPHLKHRNVPVIAILGNLSSTLAQQATIALDASVNREACPHNLAPTTSTTVALALGDALAISVMQLKGTTPEEFAFNHPAGRLGKRLTLTVRDLMHPDSPTLTSQASWLEVIEGISRGGLGAVNIVDQQGKLLGLITDGDLRRCIQRTKPVDLETLTAAHIMTQNPVSIQPEVLAYDALKLMENRPSQISVLPVVDEAQHCMGLLRLHDLFRSGL